The nucleotide sequence AATGGAGAGCGGGGCTTGGCGCACGTTGCCGGATAAGAAATCGAACGCGGCGCCGACGCCGAGCGTGACGCCGAAGTCGGTTTCGGATTCCGCCAGCCGGCGCATAAACGCTTCCTGCTTCGGGGTGCTCAGTCCCACCCACACGAAGTCCGGACGGGCTCGGGCGATTGCGTTGATCGGCAAATCCTCGGCGTCGGCGACCGGCGGGGAGTGCGAGCCGGCCACCAACAGACCGGGATGGCGGAGGATCAGCCGACGGGCCAGCTCCGTAGCGGTGCCGGGAGCGCCGCCGTAGAAAAAATGGGTGAGCGACGTGTCGGCCGTGGCAGCGCAGACGGCTTCGAGGAGGTCGGGCCCGTAGACGCGTTGCGTGTCCCGATAGCCGGCTAATTTTCCCAGCCACACCAATGGCATGCCGTCGGGGGTGGTGAGGTAGGCGGCATTGAGCGTGTTGCGATGTTCGCGGTTTTGACGAGCCCGGGTGATCGAGTGTGCATCACAACAGCAAACGTAGGCCCCGCGCTTTTGGGTGGCGGCCTCAACCACCAATGTGGTGGCCCGAGGCAGATCCAGCGCGTGCACACCAACGCCGAGCACGTTGAAACGGGGAACAGTCACAACTCCACACTTTCTCACGGGCGGGACCGGAGGCAAGCGCACGCTCGGGGCGGGTGGCAGTGAAGCGCTAAAATTTCGCGAGCAACTTGGTGGGAGACAATTGATCCAAGGCGTCCAATTGGAGGTGGGCGTGATCGAAGCGGTGGGCCCGTGTGCAAGGGTTGGGAATCACCGCTACGCGCAGACCCGCGGCATGGGCGGCTTGGTGACCAGGCACGGAATCCTCGAAAGCGACGGCATGGACGGCTTCGACACCGAGGTTTTCCAAGGCGGCGAGGTAAACGTCGGGTTGCGGTTTGCCGTGAGGCACATCTTCGCGGCAAACGATCGCTGCGAATCGATCGATCAGTCCGAGGCGGTCCAGATGACGATCCACGTGCACGTGCGGCGAGTTGGATGCCACTGCGAGAGCGATGCCATGATCCCGCGCATGATCGAGCAGGTCGATGATGCCGGGTAGAATCGGTTGTTTCACGATGATGCGGTTTTTGTGCCGCAAAAACCGCTGTTCCAAATCAGAGCGCTCGTGGTCGAGGGCGATGCCTTCCCAAGGATCGAAGGCGACGCCGACGTGACCGATGATACCTTCCCCGCGACCGCGATCGAAAACCGAACCGACTTCCGCGTGGACCGCCTCCCACGCATCCACGAGCGGAGTTTCCGTATCGAGGATCAATCCATCGAAGTCCAAAATGAGAGCAGCAACCATGACTTATCGGTGACGCTTCTTTCCGTGTGAGCAAGCCGCCGCCGTCATCTTTCCGGTGCCGAGAGCGTGCGAGGTGATGGCCCCGGGTAAATTACCCGGAGGCTTGCGACTCGTCCTCAAATCGATGACCGCTGGAGTATGCCTGAACCGATTACCCTTACCGGTCGCCTTCTCCGCGCGAGTCTGGCCGGCCTTGTCACCCTTAGTTCTGTAACCGTTATGTCCGCTGCCCGCCCCGACACTCGCAATCGCGACGAAATTGCCGATGCCTATAAATGGGATTTCTCAGCGATCTACCCATCTTGGGAGGAATGGGAATCCGACATGAAACTGCTCGAAGGTTACATCACGGAATACGCGGCCCTGAAAGGAACCTTGGCGAACGGGGCGGATGCGCTCGCGAAGGCCAATGAGCTCGGCGATGAGATTGGTCGCCTCCAATACAAACTCTACCGGTATCCGCAGCTCCAACGCGACGTCGATACCCGCAACACGGAAGTGTCGGGAAAGTTTCAGCGCGTGATGGCTTTGTTCGCCAAGCTGGGCACCGCCACCTCCTGGTATACGCCGGAGCTGTTGGAGATCCCGGCCGAGACCGCGCTGGGTTGGGTGGAGAGCGAACCTCGTTTGGCGCCTTATCGTTTCCCGATTGCGGAAGCC is from Synoicihabitans lomoniglobus and encodes:
- a CDS encoding WecB/TagA/CpsF family glycosyltransferase, which produces MTVPRFNVLGVGVHALDLPRATTLVVEAATQKRGAYVCCCDAHSITRARQNREHRNTLNAAYLTTPDGMPLVWLGKLAGYRDTQRVYGPDLLEAVCAATADTSLTHFFYGGAPGTATELARRLILRHPGLLVAGSHSPPVADAEDLPINAIARARPDFVWVGLSTPKQEAFMRRLAESETDFGVTLGVGAAFDFLSGNVRQAPLSIQRSGLEWLWRLFQEPGRLGTRYLRTAPLFALRAFGQISGLCHYPLEDR
- a CDS encoding HAD family hydrolase, with protein sequence MVAALILDFDGLILDTETPLVDAWEAVHAEVGSVFDRGRGEGIIGHVGVAFDPWEGIALDHERSDLEQRFLRHKNRIIVKQPILPGIIDLLDHARDHGIALAVASNSPHVHVDRHLDRLGLIDRFAAIVCREDVPHGKPQPDVYLAALENLGVEAVHAVAFEDSVPGHQAAHAAGLRVAVIPNPCTRAHRFDHAHLQLDALDQLSPTKLLAKF